GATTAAAAATTTCTTTTAATCTTTTTTCGATTATCTATCGTCTTCATTAAAAATGCCCTGAACAAAATGTTCAAGGCATAATAAAAATATTTGAGTTGTTTATATATAAAAAGACAAAATATGCATATTAAACAAATTTTATCTTTATTATATTGATTTTTTTTGCAACTGCTCTTTATAATCTATGTTGCACTTCTCTCGGTAACACTTCGTGATTTAATGAGTTTACCGACTAAATCTACCGTTGGTCCTAATCAAAAAAGCTTTTTATCCAATCTCTAGTAATCTTAACATTCATATGTGTCCCTACTTTGCTTAACAGATAGTAAATGAATAATCTATATCTTCTTCTGCACTGATACAATATTCATCTTCTACATTGCTGCCCCAACTGTCAATGCCTCCAACACCTCGAACTGCTCCATAAATACAAAGAATCGTTCTTCTTGCTGGTGGCAATTCTTCATGATGCAATGCATTTTCAATTTCAGATGCTGTATAAGGTAAGCATGAAAAAGCAAATGGCTCATCTTTTTTCTCAATACGAAGTGTTTGAGATGAATAATCTGTCCTGCTATTATCGAGACTCGTATGTCTTACAATATCTACCCATTCTGTATCCATTCTCATACCACATTCCTGTGGAACAAGATATGGTGTTAGGCTCAAATCAGAAACTTCATAGACTCCTTCTATTGCTCCTGCTTTTCTATCTGGATAAGTTTCTCCTGATAATCCTTTATATAAATATTTATCTGCCAACGTTGGCATAACAAACCTCATACCAAAGACTGGGAATTCAGGTAATCCTTTAACACCATTATAATGCACATTCACCTGAATTTTTCCTGTAATATCTACCGTATATGTTACAACAACCGTTGTAGAAGGAGTATTGATTGTTTCATAAGTATATTGAACCCTGATCTCATCAGCTGAAACATCTCCTTCATAACTATTATTATCTGGTGCATATATTTTTTGTACTTCACCATCCATAAAAACCTGAACATCTTTACAATCGATAAACATATCGGCTGAAAGCCAGCTTCCACTCTTAATATGAAATTTACTTCCTCGATCATTATCTGTCAAGGCTCTCCAAAAAGTAGGCTTTGGACAGCGATATAACCATTCATATCCATTTTTTACTATAGATTCTAATCCACCTTGTGCATAAGAAAATATATAATTAAATTCTTTACCATGTACACCAAGTGTATAATCACCATATACAACTCTTAATTTACTTTTATCTGTATAAGCCATAGTAATACCTCACTTCCTGCATTGCTGGTTTTTCTTTTCGATCAGCAAATACGATTCCATTTCCTGAGAATTCGTAGTCTGATGGCCTGTCATCAAAGTCTCCTCCATAGCGTAGAACTTCTTTTCCTGTTACATGATCTTTTACTAAAATTGCTTGATCAATAAAATCCCATATGAATCCACCCTGATACATTTCAAATTCATCAATCAGTTTAATATAAGAATCAAATCCTCCTAAGGAGTTTCCCATATCATGCATATACTCGCAAAGAAGATATGGCTTCTTCGGATGGTTGCTCAGATATTCCCTTATCTCATAAGGCTTTGCATACATACGACTTTCTACATCAGATATGGTATCCTCATACTGTCTTGTATAGAAGGAGCCTTCATAATGAACTAGTCTTCCATCCTGTCTCTCCTTAAAGTAAGTATTCATAGCCTTAATATCATCACCTGCATAGGATTCATTTCCAAGTGACCAGAAAAGAATAGATGTATGATTCTTAAACGTCTCATAATTTGTTCTGGCTCTATCTACTACAACCTCTCTCCACTGTGAAATGGATCCTGGGATATTGACTGACGGCTCAACCGCACCAAGCTTCTGCCATGAGCCATGACTCTCTAAGTTTGTCTCCGCCATCACATAGATTCCAGCATCATCACACATGTAATACCACGGAATTTGATCCGGATAATGGCAGGTTCTTACTGCATTGATGTTGTTTCTTGTCATACAGTTTATATCAGAAACCATATCCTCCAAGCCGATGCATCTTCCGGTTTTTGGATTCCACTCATGTCTGTTAACACCATTGATAATCAGTCGTTCTCCATTTAAAAGCATTACCTTGTTCTTGATTTCAATTCTTCTAAATCCAATTCTGTACGGAACAACTTCTATGATTTCTCCATCTGCTTTTAATAATTCGATGTAAGCCTTGTAAAGATATGGCGTATGATCATCCCACTTTTTAATGTCTTTGATATCGTCTGATATGCTGCCAACAAAGTCTCCATCTTTATCTTCTAATTCAATATTTCTTTCTAAGATAACCTGGTCATCCACATTTTTTAATATAATCCGTGCACACACATCCTGATTTTCTGTAGCAGATACACGAATATTTGTATTTAATGTTCCGCTCACATTATCCTCATTCAGCACCGGATTCAACCACATATCCTCCACATGTGCTTCCGGAAGTGCTCTAAGAGATACATTTCGGAAGATACCGAAGAAGCGGAAGAAATCCTGATCCTCTAAGAATGCTGCACTGCACATCTTGTGAATCTGAACTGCAAGCACATTATCCTTTTCCCTGATATATGGTGTCAGATCAAATTCGGATGGTGTAAAGCTGTCTTCTGCATAGCCTATAAATTCACCGTTCAACCATACAT
The sequence above is drawn from the Anaerostipes hadrus ATCC 29173 = JCM 17467 genome and encodes:
- a CDS encoding beta-galactosidase small subunit, whose protein sequence is MAYTDKSKLRVVYGDYTLGVHGKEFNYIFSYAQGGLESIVKNGYEWLYRCPKPTFWRALTDNDRGSKFHIKSGSWLSADMFIDCKDVQVFMDGEVQKIYAPDNNSYEGDVSADEIRVQYTYETINTPSTTVVVTYTVDITGKIQVNVHYNGVKGLPEFPVFGMRFVMPTLADKYLYKGLSGETYPDRKAGAIEGVYEVSDLSLTPYLVPQECGMRMDTEWVDIVRHTSLDNSRTDYSSQTLRIEKKDEPFAFSCLPYTASEIENALHHEELPPARRTILCIYGAVRGVGGIDSWGSNVEDEYCISAEEDIDYSFTIC
- a CDS encoding glycoside hydrolase family 2 TIM barrel-domain containing protein; this encodes MNADIRWIDNPEIFRVNQIAAHSDHDYFTNYEALNSNSHNLIQSLNGQWKFCFSRNAMSRPADFYKEDYDTSYFDKIMVPGHIELAGYDQIRYINTLYPWEGKNYRRGAYSIESAGDGTGMFSEAEYNPVGSYIKKFDLDKELCGKRVRLFFEGVEQAMYVWLNGEFIGYAEDSFTPSEFDLTPYIREKDNVLAVQIHKMCSAAFLEDQDFFRFFGIFRNVSLRALPEAHVEDMWLNPVLNEDNVSGTLNTNIRVSATENQDVCARIILKNVDDQVILERNIELEDKDGDFVGSISDDIKDIKKWDDHTPYLYKAYIELLKADGEIIEVVPYRIGFRRIEIKNKVMLLNGERLIINGVNRHEWNPKTGRCIGLEDMVSDINCMTRNNINAVRTCHYPDQIPWYYMCDDAGIYVMAETNLESHGSWQKLGAVEPSVNIPGSISQWREVVVDRARTNYETFKNHTSILFWSLGNESYAGDDIKAMNTYFKERQDGRLVHYEGSFYTRQYEDTISDVESRMYAKPYEIREYLSNHPKKPYLLCEYMHDMGNSLGGFDSYIKLIDEFEMYQGGFIWDFIDQAILVKDHVTGKEVLRYGGDFDDRPSDYEFSGNGIVFADRKEKPAMQEVRYYYGLYR